One region of Ictalurus punctatus breed USDA103 chromosome 6, Coco_2.0, whole genome shotgun sequence genomic DNA includes:
- the itprid2 gene encoding protein ITPRID2 isoform X4, which translates to MKVESESESSILTPLGASLDEQSNSPTKGPQRNGCSFEDDLSLGAEAHLLQSSSAKPDPSSYDMQAMEKRSQFRQKGRSMNSTGSGKSSGTVSSVSELLDLYEEDPEEILYNLGFGREEPDIASKIPSRFFNTSSGAKGIDIKVYLGAQMQRMELENPNYALTSRFRQTEVLATVANVFSEIYSQVSGRPLQKICHKEPEPKDPPPLRSSSSTLNAVKILKRNITRPNLMALAEMMSAQPAKTTNSDPEGAKNGVCEPQSDAELKQKMFRRKDSTLATVTEESNQSGVEVCDSEAENSKLVNGERLSPSVAEKPEDGSDGPILGKEQSNGEIAESESSLMPEKQKMVSSSSAPDKEPCSFLPNPHMAHLLTQPRDSFEMEELQSNEDEAVPGTHCYSREGSEPLLRTASQQSDSSGFAEDPSTEGSANFLKVQESLDSCDSEMTVTSQAVGPGTPVSLENPAFERLLVDEELLVQTGMGLFGPNGAEEVPVDVSQQLPKHCVMDKIRPEILENAGSEMDIHDGHTSSVIETSSSTESLSTVESADLESSTDLATAPSLPNASTETTVVREQDMFIEADSSTETNSSSPSSSSTPLEPVLENVPIPSQSSDPVPESSVHEKENHSTLDRVRGALVRAQQRTTSCEDQRGRVWIRSCDLLRNLDGQVKNPLQRSSSLPSSLLSPTRVVSSVHIQLGQGSVQRCTPPSYSYRYEGEPEEVTSIEKVDDNKSQSRYQSNLADGDSISLNPETELDSTRVPPYPMNVPQHLTQSTSSLYSIPADWPLRRMAEAPVWSTNSVPDLTQYTGIPHPAIPRHIQQELPQFRGSVGSPYQKPVNPPSRSYTPINSPCPYTQSGLCSQYPQPQNSPFLHPVYTPHHDSPVPPKNMTYTHSQSVPCSPLTPFQFSPLTNPYGSSLNLHLQASSYNPQVPLTHSCSAPCSLAYGNTPYHPTMPYGHQCISPFHTPPAPFSPPSSSFLSDISTPPLSMGSTEMQLRRVLHEIRGTVQSFGQNASEQRNGTPSGVHSPHQAVQPLYEELQRRRRNLNVFRTQMMDLELALMRQQSTVYQFLTPDERREAEQLQRLRVAVRQELQELELQLEDRLLNLDGQFHSACSSRIYHHPLDLSRGQSMDSLSSSSALRATEPVTDLLREQMYLQSELSYDGSGAVDTLSSARSSRSASPDRSRDPTDLTSSLTRRSGGVYRSTVSLTPSVPLRSGAESQERTTTPNMSSSLPEVTAQSTAHSVTDQDDDVKDPAFQEDRRGGGGGEEACGNTHMQQLIQQIKQSLTDEIRKEIVNELLAAVLPRRSPAATQEPAP; encoded by the exons TGTCTCAGAGCTGTTGGACCTGTATGAAGaggacccagaggaaatccTCTACAACCTGGGCTTTGGCCGCGAAGAGCCAGACATTGCCTCCAAAATCCCCTCACGGTTCTTCAATACATCGTCCGGTGCCAAGGGCATCGATATCAAGGTTTATCTGGGAGCACAGATGCAGCGCATGGAACTGGAAAATCCCAACTACGCCCTCACCA GTCGTTTTCGCCAAACTGAGGTTTTGGCCACTGTGGCCAACGTCTTCTCAGAGATCTACTCCCAGGTCTCGGGTCGTCCACTTCAAAAGATCTGCCACAAGGAGCCAGAGCCTAAAGATCCTCCCCCACTACGGAGTAGTAGCTCCACCCTTAATGCGGTCAAGATCCTGAAGAGGAATATCACCCGGCCAAACCTTATGGCCTTGGCGGAGATGATGTCGGCACAGCCCGCAAAAACTACCAACTCTGACCCTGAGGGAGCAAAGAACGGTGTTTGTGAGCCTCAGTCAGATGCTGAGCTCAAGCAGAAGATGTTCAGGAGGAAAGACTCCACTCTGGCGACAGTAACTGAGGAGTCTAATCAGTCCGGCGTTGAGGTTTGTGACTCGGAGGCAGAAAACTCCAAACTTGTAAATGGAGAACGATTATCTCCAAGTGTTGCTGAAAAACCTGAGGATGGTTCAGACGGACCTATCTTGGGGAAGGAGCAGAGCAATGGAGAAATTGCTGAATCCGAATCGAGTCTGATGCCCGAAAAGCAGAAGATGGTCTCCTCCTCTTCCGCTCCAGATAAAGAGCCCTGCTCTTTCCTGCCCAATCCTCACATGGCACATCTCCTCACCCAGCCACGAGACTCCTTCGAAATGGAAGAG TTACAGAGTAACGAGGATGAGGCGGTTCCTGGGACTCACTGTTACTCCAGAGAGGGCAGTG AGCCTCTACTGAGGACAGCTAGTCAACAGTCAGACAGCAGCGGCTTTGCAGAGGACCCCTCAACAGAAGGTTCAGCTAATtttctgaag GTCCAGGAGAGCTTGGACAGCTGTGACAGCGAAATGACTGTGACCTCTCAGGCAGTTGGACCtggaacacctgtgtctctggAAAACCCAGCCTTTGAAAGATTGTTAGTGGATGAGGAGCTACTTGTACAGACCGGTATGGGGCTCTTTGGCCCGAACGGAGCTGAGGAAGTTCCAGTAGATGTGAGCCAACAATTACCAAAACATTGCGTCATGGACAAGATAAGGCCAGAGATTCTGGAGAATGCTGGGTCTGAGATGGACATTCATGATGGACATACTAGTTCTGTAATTGAGACAAGCTCTAGCACAGAATCACTCTCCACTGTAGAGTCAGCAGATCTAGAGTCATCTACAGATCTGGCTACAGCACCAAGCCTACCTAATGCAAGTACAGAGACAACTGTTGTGAGGGAACAGGATATGTTCATTGAGGCTGACAGCTCAACAGAGACAaattcatcatcaccttcaaGCTCATCCACTCCATTAGAACCAGTGTTAGAAAATGTACCAATCCCAAGTCAAAGTTCAGATCCTGTTCCTGAGTCCAGTGTTCATGAAAAGGAGAACCATAGCACTTTAGATAGGGTTCGTGGTGCCCTGGTTCGGGCCCAGCAGAGGACAACCTCATGTGAGGATCAGAGAGGACGGGTTTGGATTCGGTCATGCGACCTACTGAGGAATCTAGATGGGCAGGTTAAGAACCCTCTTCAAAGGTCCAGCTCCCTCCCAAGCTCGCTGCTGAGTCCAACCCGGGTGGTGTCATCTGTGCACATCCAACTAGGTCAGGGCTCAGTCCAACGGTGTACTCCACCGTCCTACAGCTATCGCTATGAGGGGGAACCAGAAGAGGTCACATCCATTGAAAAGGTAGATGACAATAAATCTCAGTCCAGATACCAGTCCAATCTTGCTGATGGAGACTCGATCAGCTTAAATCCAGAGACGGAGCTAGACAGTACACGAGTGCCTCCATACCCCATGAATGTGCCTCAGCATTTGACTCAATCGACTAGCTCACTCTACAGCATCCCTGCTGATTGGCCCTTGCGGCGTATGGCAGAAGCTCCTGTTTGGAGCACTAACAGTGTCCCTGATCTGACCCAGTACACAGGGATACCACATCCTGCGATTCCACGTCACATTCAGCAAGAACTTCCTCAATTCCGAGGATCAGTTGGCTCCCCTTACCAGAAACCTGTTAACCCCCCTAGTCGCAGTTATACCCCTATCAACAGCCCCTGCCCTTACACACAGAGTGGCTTGTGTTCCCAGTATCCTCAGCCACAGAACTCACCATTTCTTCATCCTGTATACACCCCACATCATGATTCACCTGTCCCCCCAAAAAATATGACCTATACCCACTCACAAAGTGTGCCTTGCAGTCCTTTAACACCCTTCCAGTTTTCTCCTCTAACTAATCCTTATGGTTCCTCACTCAACCTCCACCTGCAGGCAAGTTCCTACAACCCTCAAGTGCCTCTTACCCACTCCTGCAGTGCCCCATGTAGCTTGGCCTACGGTAACACACCATATCACCCCACTATGCCCTACGGACATCAGTGTATTTCACCATTCCATACTCCGCCTGCCCCATTCTCCCCACCATCTTCGTCATTCCTATCAGACATCTCAACTCCTCCCCTGTCTATGGGCAGTACAGAAATGCAGCTGCGTCGAGTCTTGCATGAAATTAGAGGCACCGTCCAGAGTTTTGGCCAG AACGCTTCTGAGCAACGCAATGGCACACCCTCAGGGGTACACAGTCCACACCAAGCTGTCCAACCACTCTATGAG GAGCTGCAGAGGCGGCGGAGGAACCTGAATGTTTTCCGGACACAGATGATGGACCTTGAGCTGGCGCTGATGAGACAGCAGTCTACGGTTTATCAGTTCCTCACTCCTGATGAAAG gcgaGAGGCGGAGCAGCTGCAGAGGCTTCGTGTCGCTGTTCGTCAGGAGCTGCAGGAGTTGGAGCTGCAGCTGGAGGATCGACTCCTCAATCTGGATGGTCAGTTTCACTCGGCTTGCAGCAGCCGCATCTACCACCATCCACTG GATTTGTCCAGGGGTCAGAGCATGGACAGTCTATCCAGCTCCTCTGCACTCAGAGCTACAGAGCCA GTAACTGATCTCTTGCGGGAGCAGATGTATCTCCAGTCGGAGCTGAGCTATGATGGCTCTGGTGCAGTCGACACACTGTCCTCAGCTCGCTCGTCGAGGTCGGCGAGTCCGGATCGATCCCGTGACCCCACTGACCTCACCTCGTCTTTAACCAGGAGAAGTGGAGGAGTATATCGCTCAACAGTCAGCCTAACACCCTCCGTCCCTCTGAGATCAGGAGCAGAGAGCCAGGAGCGAACAACAACGCCGAACATGAGCTCTAGTCTTCCTGAG GTCACGGCTCAGAGCACGGCACACAGCGTCACGGACCAGGACGATGATGTTAAAGATCCTGCATTTCAGGAAgacagaagaggaggaggaggtggagaggAAGCTTGCGGAAATACTCATATGCAGCAACTTATCCAACAG ATTAAGCAGAGTCTCACTGATGAGATCAGAAAGGAGATAGTCAACGAGCTTCTCGCTGCTGTGTTGCCGCGGAGATCTCCCGCAGCAACCCAAGAGCCAGCGCCATGA